The Burkholderia pyrrocinia genome has a segment encoding these proteins:
- a CDS encoding response regulator encodes MEKKHRVLIVEDQHLLRLGLSHMVSELDDYCIVGEASGGFEACRLAAQTLPDLILMDLSMPGGSGFEAIAAIKRDAPRTRIIVLTVHRSEDNVREAFASGADGYVVKDSSFADLVREMRFVMQGKCVISLDAYRARAGLQGLREASAHKARLWNALTNRERTVLRLVVEGHTSRQVGECLQLSPKTVEKHRANLMRKLGIVNLTGLVHFAIDIGVLALTDDDRV; translated from the coding sequence TTGGAAAAGAAGCATCGCGTGCTGATCGTCGAGGATCAGCATCTGCTGCGGCTCGGTCTCAGCCACATGGTGTCCGAGCTGGACGACTACTGCATCGTCGGCGAGGCGAGCGGCGGGTTCGAGGCCTGCCGTCTCGCCGCGCAGACGCTGCCCGACCTGATCCTGATGGATCTGTCGATGCCGGGCGGCAGCGGCTTCGAAGCGATCGCCGCGATCAAGCGCGATGCGCCGCGTACGCGGATCATCGTCCTCACCGTCCATCGCAGCGAAGACAACGTCAGGGAGGCGTTCGCGTCCGGTGCGGACGGCTACGTCGTCAAGGATTCGTCGTTCGCCGACCTGGTCCGCGAGATGCGCTTCGTGATGCAGGGCAAGTGCGTGATCAGCCTGGACGCGTATCGGGCCCGCGCCGGCCTGCAGGGGCTGCGCGAGGCGAGCGCGCACAAGGCGCGCCTGTGGAATGCGCTGACGAACCGCGAGCGCACGGTGCTGCGTCTCGTCGTCGAGGGGCACACGAGCCGGCAGGTCGGCGAGTGCCTGCAGCTCAGCCCGAAAACGGTGGAAAAGCATCGTGCGAACCTGATGCGCAAGCTCGGCATCGTGAACCTGACCGGCCTCGTCCACTTCGCGATCGACATCGGCGTGCTCGCGCTGACCGACGACGACCGTGTGTGA
- the gspG gene encoding type II secretion system major pseudopilin GspG, with protein MPGQQRQGGGLARRIRANRGFTLLELLVVMVIIGLLAGLVAPRYFEQVGKSNVKIARAQIVSLGQALDQYRLDVGVYPTTEEGLDALVNKPQSAPRWSGPYLQKAVPADPWDRPYQYRSPGEHGDYDLYSLGKDGRGGGTGENVTISSW; from the coding sequence ATGCCGGGGCAGCAGCGGCAGGGCGGCGGGCTCGCTCGCCGCATCCGTGCGAACCGCGGCTTCACGCTGCTCGAGCTGCTCGTCGTGATGGTCATCATCGGGTTGCTGGCGGGGCTCGTCGCGCCACGGTATTTCGAACAGGTCGGCAAGTCGAACGTGAAGATCGCCCGTGCGCAGATCGTGTCGCTCGGCCAGGCCCTCGATCAGTACCGGCTCGACGTCGGGGTCTATCCGACGACCGAGGAAGGGCTGGACGCGCTCGTCAACAAGCCGCAGAGCGCGCCGCGGTGGAGCGGCCCGTATCTGCAGAAGGCGGTTCCGGCGGATCCGTGGGACCGTCCGTACCAGTATCGCTCGCCCGGCGAGCACGGCGACTACGACCTGTATTCGCTCGGCAAGGACGGGCGCGGCGGCGGCACCGGCGAGAACGTGACGATCTCGTCGTGGTAG
- a CDS encoding type II secretion system F family protein, whose protein sequence is MKFVLRVFDTNGSVQTLRLDSDSPATAAALARSRGLRVVSVSTDARRQRRGARRFGMPGARFDVAMFARELAALLDAGVGVVDALRTLGGNVRREASAQVYRDLLRQLEEGQSLSAALEHASPIFPPVLVACVKASEQTGGLAASLTRYSRNSATLHELRARVVSAAIYPTVLLFVGAAVVLFLLGFVVPRFASLLEHSGRELPLMSRLLMAWGGMVHAHGAGLAAALAVLAVATGVALRRPALRIWIADRLLALPGIGQHFRVFRQSQFYRTTAMLVDGGIPAVRAFDLARGLVGRADQAALAGALQQVRNGARISDAFQQAGLANAIGYRLLTVAEKTGGLGPVLDRIAAFQEAQVSRTIDLISRLIEPAMMIVIGVVIGGIVVLMYLPIFEIASSIQ, encoded by the coding sequence GTGAAGTTCGTGCTGCGTGTCTTCGATACGAATGGCTCGGTCCAGACGCTTCGCCTCGACAGCGATTCGCCGGCGACCGCGGCGGCGCTCGCGCGCTCGCGCGGCCTGCGGGTCGTGTCGGTGAGCACCGACGCGCGGCGGCAGCGGCGCGGCGCGCGCCGGTTCGGCATGCCGGGCGCGCGGTTCGACGTGGCGATGTTCGCGCGCGAACTCGCGGCGCTGCTCGACGCGGGCGTCGGCGTGGTCGACGCATTGCGCACGCTCGGCGGCAACGTGCGGCGCGAAGCGTCCGCGCAGGTGTATCGCGACCTGCTGCGGCAACTGGAGGAGGGGCAGTCGCTGTCGGCGGCGCTCGAGCATGCGAGCCCGATCTTCCCGCCGGTGCTGGTCGCGTGCGTGAAGGCGAGCGAGCAGACCGGCGGCCTCGCCGCGAGCCTGACCCGTTACTCGCGCAATAGCGCGACGCTCCACGAGCTGCGCGCGCGTGTCGTGTCGGCGGCGATCTATCCGACCGTGCTGCTGTTCGTCGGCGCGGCCGTCGTGTTGTTTCTGCTCGGCTTCGTGGTGCCGCGGTTCGCGTCGCTCCTCGAACACAGCGGCCGCGAACTGCCGCTGATGTCGCGGCTGCTGATGGCGTGGGGCGGCATGGTGCACGCGCACGGCGCCGGGCTGGCGGCTGCGCTCGCGGTGCTGGCCGTGGCAACCGGCGTGGCGCTGCGCCGGCCGGCGCTGCGGATCTGGATCGCCGATCGCCTGCTGGCGCTGCCCGGCATCGGGCAGCATTTCCGCGTGTTTCGCCAGTCCCAGTTCTATCGCACGACGGCGATGCTGGTCGACGGCGGCATTCCCGCCGTTCGCGCGTTCGATCTGGCGCGCGGCCTGGTAGGCCGCGCGGACCAGGCCGCGCTCGCGGGCGCGCTGCAGCAGGTCCGCAATGGCGCGCGGATCTCCGATGCGTTCCAGCAGGCCGGCCTCGCGAACGCGATCGGCTACCGCCTGCTGACGGTCGCCGAGAAAACCGGCGGCCTCGGGCCCGTGCTCGACCGGATCGCCGCGTTCCAGGAAGCACAGGTGTCGCGCACGATCGACCTGATCTCGCGACTGATCGAGCCCGCGATGATGATCGTGATCGGCGTGGTGATCGGCGGCATCGTCGTGCTGATGTACCTGCCGATCTTCGAGATCGCGTCGAGCATTCAGTAG
- a CDS encoding GspE/PulE family protein yields the protein MDTVTPPPEDLPDAGPALRDVLRALGKQHGSGLRALEVLTAQTALGADEMRAQLAAQFRMKPIGMRELGRLEPDFDTVPFVDATARLCVCFRDPDGGDARLFAIADPLDARTRGWVEHRMRARPAVPYGWALASAGDLNAYLTVREKDIRAMDSLAFDDPIQNAPDPASLALTLQGISNDDSPVVRLLNSTIYDALKMLASDIHLECRANGLMIKCRVDGVLTVVGRVEGREVADQVLSRVKVISELDIAERRVPQDGRFKAMYAGREIDFRVSIMPNQFGEDAVLRILDRYQLSQAAGGLTLEALGFQPGDTRFMRSVASMPYGMLLVTGPTGSGKTTTLYAILTEINNGLEKIVTIEDPVEYQLGEILQIPVNEAKGLTFARGLRSILRHDPDKIMVGEIRDPETAQIAVQAALTGHQVFTTVHANNVFDVIGRFTNMEVDPYSFVSALNGVIAQRLLRQCCPDCLAEDAVDADALARSGIDPDTAGSYLFRRGTGCAMCRGSGYRGRRAIAEALRMNDELRQLLSERAPLGHIKAAALRHGMTTLRSAAIELVRRGETTLEEINRVTMVE from the coding sequence GTGGATACCGTCACCCCCCCACCGGAAGACCTCCCCGACGCGGGCCCCGCGTTGCGCGACGTCCTGCGCGCGCTCGGCAAACAGCACGGCTCCGGCCTTCGCGCGCTCGAAGTGCTGACGGCGCAGACGGCGCTCGGCGCGGACGAGATGCGCGCGCAGCTCGCCGCGCAATTCCGGATGAAGCCGATCGGGATGCGCGAGCTGGGCCGCCTCGAGCCGGATTTCGACACGGTGCCGTTCGTCGACGCGACGGCGCGCCTGTGCGTGTGCTTCCGCGATCCCGACGGCGGCGACGCGCGCTTGTTCGCGATCGCCGATCCGCTCGATGCGCGCACGCGCGGCTGGGTCGAACACCGGATGCGCGCGCGGCCGGCGGTGCCGTACGGCTGGGCGCTCGCGAGCGCCGGGGATCTCAACGCGTATCTGACCGTGCGCGAGAAGGATATCCGCGCGATGGACTCGCTCGCGTTCGACGATCCGATCCAGAACGCGCCCGATCCGGCGTCGCTCGCGCTGACGCTGCAGGGCATCAGCAACGACGACAGTCCGGTGGTGCGCCTGCTCAATTCGACGATCTACGATGCGCTCAAGATGCTCGCGAGCGACATCCACCTGGAATGCCGCGCGAACGGCCTGATGATCAAGTGCCGTGTCGACGGCGTGCTCACCGTGGTGGGCCGCGTCGAGGGCCGGGAGGTCGCCGATCAGGTGCTGTCCCGCGTGAAGGTGATCTCCGAGCTCGATATCGCGGAGCGCCGCGTTCCGCAGGACGGGCGCTTCAAGGCGATGTACGCCGGGCGCGAGATCGATTTCCGCGTGTCGATCATGCCGAACCAGTTCGGCGAGGACGCGGTGTTGCGGATACTCGACCGCTACCAGCTGTCGCAGGCCGCGGGCGGCCTGACGCTCGAGGCATTGGGCTTCCAGCCGGGCGACACGCGCTTCATGCGCTCGGTGGCGTCGATGCCGTACGGGATGCTGCTCGTCACGGGGCCGACCGGCAGCGGCAAGACCACGACGCTTTACGCGATCCTCACCGAGATCAACAACGGTCTCGAGAAGATCGTGACGATCGAGGATCCGGTCGAATACCAGCTCGGCGAAATCCTGCAGATTCCGGTCAACGAGGCGAAGGGCCTGACTTTCGCGCGCGGGCTGCGGTCGATCCTGCGGCACGACCCGGACAAGATCATGGTCGGCGAGATCCGCGATCCGGAAACCGCGCAGATCGCCGTGCAGGCCGCGCTGACCGGCCACCAGGTGTTCACGACCGTGCACGCGAACAACGTGTTCGACGTGATCGGCCGCTTCACGAACATGGAGGTCGATCCGTACAGCTTCGTCTCCGCGCTCAACGGCGTGATCGCGCAGCGGCTGCTGCGCCAGTGCTGCCCGGATTGCCTGGCCGAGGACGCGGTGGACGCGGATGCGCTCGCCCGCTCGGGCATCGACCCGGATACGGCCGGCAGCTACCTGTTTCGTCGCGGCACCGGGTGCGCGATGTGCCGCGGCAGCGGTTATCGCGGCCGGCGTGCGATCGCGGAGGCGCTGCGCATGAACGACGAGCTGAGGCAACTGCTGTCGGAGCGCGCGCCGCTCGGGCACATCAAGGCGGCGGCGCTGCGCCACGGGATGACGACGTTGCGATCGGCGGCCATCGAACTGGTGCGGCGCGGCGAAACGACGCTCGAGGAGATCAATCGTGTCACGATGGTTGAATAA
- a CDS encoding membrane protein: MMPMLDIDFCRRGARTGTSGVILLGVAVLLCAACGAWLWHAYAENDRARANVEAAEHRTLAQRHVVKPPPTAAAKLAEKQSQAVLRELTVPWQTLFALVEDYPDHDVALIGIDQNPAQGQIRITAEAKNPDAMIAYLKYLQTSVVLREAVLNGHLVEDNVPGKPVRFQITAVWRTS, from the coding sequence ATGATGCCGATGCTCGATATCGACTTTTGCCGGCGCGGTGCCCGCACCGGGACGAGCGGGGTGATCCTGCTGGGCGTCGCCGTGCTGCTGTGCGCCGCGTGCGGCGCATGGCTGTGGCATGCCTATGCGGAGAACGACCGCGCGCGGGCGAACGTGGAGGCCGCCGAGCATCGGACGCTCGCGCAGCGGCACGTCGTGAAGCCGCCGCCGACGGCGGCCGCGAAGCTCGCGGAAAAGCAGAGCCAGGCGGTGCTGCGCGAACTGACCGTGCCGTGGCAGACGCTGTTCGCGCTCGTCGAGGACTATCCCGACCATGACGTCGCGCTGATCGGCATCGACCAGAACCCGGCGCAAGGCCAGATCCGCATCACGGCCGAAGCGAAGAATCCGGACGCGATGATCGCGTACCTGAAGTATCTGCAGACGAGCGTCGTGCTGCGCGAAGCGGTGCTCAACGGTCATCTCGTCGAGGACAACGTACCGGGCAAGCCGGTGCGTTTCCAGATCACGGCCGTCTGGAGGACGTCATGA
- a CDS encoding type IV pilus secretin PilQ, whose amino-acid sequence MKTSCTRGARRVGDSGPSTRLSPFTTFDFRHAPASRIATKRALAIAVALLACGGCAHVPNVHDDPTNAQVRIDAMHARDAEVNQLLDNADQFRKQNQFDDAARSAYMATELDPSSERARRIGTMIEQDRKHLAILQEADRMMKRGSYAQAAERVHRVLVEDPSNAMAARMQSELDDKRRQQHSERDDKLAASSIMRTPVSLQFRDANVRMVFEALSRTSGLNVIFDRDVRADLKTTIFVQNASLQDTVDMILLQNQLDKKQMNANTLFIYPATPAKQLEYQELKVRTFQLSNVDAKQVQSLLKGLLKVKEAVIDERANTVTIRGTPDMIKVADEMIAAQDLPEPEVMLEVEVLEVSHERMSQLGINWPNSFTVSTPSTANTWGVLHHLPVNALNVSGLSATADFKLTDTDANLLASPRIRTRNKEKARIMIGDKVPVISSSSTPSTSGPSFTQMIQYLDVGIKLEVEPQVYRDGDVGIKLNLEVSNITNTIQSSNSQGLNSLAYQIGTRSASTSLRLRDGETQIMGGLISDEDRRNANKVPGLGQLPLLGRLFSDHEGDHKKTEIVLQITPHIVRPQVAADADTQEVWSGTDVNVHADQLRLDPVALNAEDAAATAATPVTKPVPGSVGGGTTGGKAPSPLEAAANRAQPSPESGAFGQMPVAPRTTPPPDPYGGRFSRPQPALPAPAAGAAPADGAAQAAEPAGNEAAPAPGTSVTPVASPAVQAAAPAAPTAPTAPAAPAAPPPTLQMPAGDIPSDNPLHSIQNGN is encoded by the coding sequence ATGAAAACCTCATGCACACGGGGTGCGCGCCGCGTTGGGGACAGCGGCCCATCGACACGCCTTTCGCCCTTCACGACGTTCGATTTCCGGCACGCGCCGGCGAGCCGGATCGCGACGAAACGCGCACTGGCGATCGCCGTGGCGCTGCTCGCGTGCGGCGGCTGCGCGCATGTGCCGAACGTGCACGACGATCCGACCAATGCGCAGGTGAGGATCGACGCGATGCACGCGCGCGACGCCGAAGTCAACCAGTTGCTCGATAACGCCGACCAGTTCCGCAAGCAGAACCAGTTCGACGATGCGGCCCGGTCCGCCTACATGGCGACCGAGCTCGATCCGTCGAGCGAGCGCGCCCGCAGGATCGGCACGATGATCGAGCAGGACCGCAAGCATCTGGCGATCCTGCAGGAAGCGGACCGCATGATGAAGCGCGGCTCGTACGCGCAGGCGGCCGAACGCGTGCATCGCGTGCTGGTCGAGGATCCGTCCAATGCGATGGCCGCGCGGATGCAGTCGGAGCTCGACGACAAGCGTCGGCAGCAGCACTCGGAACGGGACGACAAGCTCGCCGCTTCGTCGATCATGCGCACGCCGGTGTCGCTGCAATTCCGCGACGCGAACGTGCGGATGGTGTTCGAGGCGTTGTCGCGGACGTCGGGGCTGAACGTCATCTTCGACCGCGACGTGCGTGCCGACCTGAAGACGACGATCTTCGTGCAGAACGCGTCGCTGCAGGACACGGTCGACATGATCCTGTTGCAGAACCAGCTCGACAAGAAGCAGATGAACGCCAACACGCTGTTCATCTACCCGGCGACGCCCGCGAAGCAGCTCGAATACCAGGAGCTCAAGGTGCGCACGTTCCAGCTGTCGAACGTCGACGCGAAGCAGGTCCAGTCGCTGCTGAAGGGCCTGTTGAAGGTGAAGGAGGCCGTGATCGACGAGCGCGCGAACACCGTGACGATCCGCGGCACGCCGGACATGATCAAGGTCGCCGACGAGATGATCGCGGCCCAGGACCTGCCGGAGCCGGAGGTGATGCTCGAGGTCGAGGTGCTGGAGGTGTCGCACGAGCGGATGTCGCAGCTCGGCATCAACTGGCCGAACTCGTTCACGGTATCGACGCCGAGCACGGCGAATACCTGGGGCGTGCTGCACCATCTGCCGGTCAATGCGCTGAATGTCAGCGGCCTGTCCGCCACCGCGGACTTCAAGCTCACGGACACCGATGCGAACCTGCTCGCGAGCCCGCGCATCCGCACGCGCAACAAGGAGAAGGCGCGCATCATGATCGGCGACAAGGTGCCGGTGATCTCGAGCTCGAGCACGCCGAGCACGAGCGGCCCGTCGTTCACGCAGATGATCCAGTACCTCGATGTCGGCATCAAGCTCGAGGTGGAGCCGCAGGTCTATCGCGACGGCGACGTCGGCATCAAGCTGAATCTCGAGGTCAGCAACATCACCAATACGATCCAGAGCAGCAATTCGCAAGGGCTGAACTCGCTCGCGTATCAGATCGGCACGCGCAGCGCGTCGACGAGCCTGCGCCTGCGGGACGGCGAAACCCAGATCATGGGCGGGCTGATCTCGGACGAAGACCGCCGCAACGCGAACAAGGTGCCGGGGCTCGGGCAACTGCCGTTGCTCGGCCGCCTGTTCTCGGATCATGAAGGCGATCACAAGAAGACCGAGATCGTGCTGCAGATCACGCCGCACATCGTCCGGCCGCAGGTCGCGGCGGATGCGGACACGCAGGAAGTGTGGTCGGGCACCGACGTCAACGTGCACGCCGACCAGTTGCGGCTCGATCCGGTGGCGCTGAACGCGGAAGATGCCGCGGCAACGGCCGCGACGCCCGTGACGAAGCCGGTGCCCGGCAGCGTGGGCGGCGGCACCACGGGCGGCAAGGCGCCGTCGCCGCTGGAGGCGGCGGCGAACCGGGCGCAGCCGTCGCCGGAGAGCGGGGCGTTCGGGCAGATGCCCGTCGCGCCTCGCACGACGCCGCCGCCCGACCCGTACGGCGGGCGTTTCTCGAGACCGCAGCCCGCGCTGCCCGCGCCCGCGGCGGGCGCGGCACCCGCGGATGGTGCGGCGCAGGCGGCCGAGCCGGCGGGCAACGAAGCAGCGCCGGCCCCGGGCACGAGCGTGACGCCGGTGGCGTCGCCGGCCGTGCAGGCTGCTGCACCGGCTGCACCAACTGCACCAACTGCACCGGCCGCGCCAGCAGCGCCGCCTCCGACGCTGCAGATGCCGGCGGGCGATATCCCGAGCGATAACCCGCTTCACTCGATTCAGAACGGGAATTGA
- a CDS encoding type II secretion system protein → MATRTGTTRSGCTGRPGQRGFTLIEMVITLALVAILALAVMPFSELAVQRQKEHELGAALREIRTALDAYKDASDAGQIEKEAEASGYPPSLAVLVTGVKNARDPKGGLLMFLRRVPRDPFFAGDPDTPAEETWDVRAYGTPLDPAAGDQAAGGPPGGDPSGSTEAGKDVFDVTSKSAAVGINGIPYKQW, encoded by the coding sequence GTGGCTACCCGGACCGGCACGACGCGCAGCGGCTGCACCGGCCGTCCGGGGCAGCGTGGCTTCACGCTGATCGAGATGGTGATCACGCTCGCGCTCGTGGCGATACTCGCGCTCGCGGTCATGCCGTTTTCCGAGCTGGCCGTGCAGCGCCAGAAGGAGCACGAGCTGGGCGCCGCGTTGCGCGAGATCCGCACCGCGCTCGACGCGTACAAGGACGCCAGCGATGCGGGGCAGATCGAAAAGGAAGCGGAAGCGTCCGGCTATCCGCCGTCGCTGGCCGTGCTGGTGACCGGCGTGAAGAACGCCCGGGATCCGAAGGGCGGGCTGCTGATGTTCCTGCGTCGGGTGCCGCGCGATCCGTTCTTCGCGGGCGATCCCGACACGCCCGCCGAGGAGACCTGGGACGTGCGCGCCTATGGCACGCCGCTGGATCCGGCGGCCGGCGATCAGGCGGCCGGCGGTCCGCCGGGCGGCGATCCATCCGGGAGCACCGAGGCCGGCAAGGACGTGTTCGACGTGACGTCGAAATCCGCGGCCGTCGGCATCAACGGCATCCCGTACAAACAATGGTGA
- a CDS encoding type II secretion system protein, protein MKHARTRRPRGFTLIEIVVVMAIIGLLLTLAVPRYMHSIERGKEQVRQQNIAVMRNAIDQYYGDNGQYPETLDELVAKHYLRSVPLDPVNGDDKWAAVASPDESKPGVYDVAPASSPQGAPPSATGAAK, encoded by the coding sequence ATGAAACACGCTCGCACGCGCAGGCCGCGCGGATTCACGCTGATCGAGATCGTGGTCGTGATGGCCATCATCGGCCTGCTCCTGACGTTGGCCGTGCCGCGCTACATGCACAGCATCGAGCGCGGGAAGGAACAGGTCCGGCAGCAGAACATCGCGGTGATGCGCAATGCGATCGACCAATACTACGGCGACAACGGCCAGTACCCGGAGACGCTCGACGAACTGGTCGCGAAGCACTATCTGCGTTCAGTCCCGCTCGATCCGGTGAATGGCGACGACAAATGGGCGGCGGTCGCGTCGCCGGACGAGTCGAAGCCGGGCGTCTACGACGTGGCGCCCGCGAGCAGCCCGCAGGGTGCGCCGCCGAGCGCGACTGGAGCGGCGAAATGA
- a CDS encoding PhoX family protein produces MPALPNAARRQALKILAGAPMLPLSGLALPALLTGCGGDDNPASTPAPVAAAYTSAAFSAMAAPTLDNAAAMATTTVGSTLSVSFSDGSSRNFKLAYRPFFVTGDMVPDGKGGTTLAGGYYDINNQPIIDRSVAGKERQFYSDCPDGSSLLTLKNANVPGVKGNTVFAVVQFEYTTRDQASASQYGQLPSPIAVLTLDQDPATGALKVVKYHNVDTSKAHGLWITCGASLSPWGTHLSSEEYEPDATKAATDAQFKAFSKNTFGDETKANPYHYGHLPEITVNADGTGTVKKHYCLGRISHELIQVMPDQRTVMMGDDATNGGLFMFVADKAADLSAGTLYVAKWTQTSSAGAGTATLTWIRIGHATSSEIEALANTLKASDIMDLTTTDPNDASYTKIHFGGKFNWMRVKPGMEKAAAFLETHRYAALLGGSMAFTKLEGTTVNAKDKIVYTAMSRIETSMVKGNAVSRDVAVDKKIAAGAVYALNLKGSQRDTTGSAIDSEWVPVDMGAPAALVGEDLAAADGLGNLANPDRIANPDNLKFSEKLRTLFIGEDSGMHVNNFLWAYNVDTKSLVRVLSCPAGAESTGLHAVDEINGWTYIMSNFQHAGDWETPLHDKVKPTLDPLVRANFKDRFGASVGYLTAEQTGIKLAKA; encoded by the coding sequence ATGCCCGCGTTGCCCAATGCTGCCCGTCGTCAGGCCCTGAAGATCCTCGCCGGCGCGCCGATGCTGCCCCTTTCCGGCCTCGCGCTGCCGGCCCTGCTGACGGGTTGCGGCGGCGACGACAATCCGGCGTCGACGCCGGCCCCGGTCGCCGCCGCCTATACGTCCGCGGCATTCTCGGCGATGGCCGCACCCACGCTCGACAACGCGGCCGCGATGGCCACGACGACGGTCGGCTCGACGCTGTCGGTGTCGTTCTCGGACGGCTCGTCGCGCAACTTCAAGCTCGCGTACCGGCCGTTCTTCGTGACGGGCGACATGGTGCCGGACGGCAAGGGCGGCACGACGCTCGCGGGCGGCTACTACGACATCAACAACCAGCCGATCATCGACCGTTCGGTAGCCGGCAAGGAGCGCCAGTTCTATTCCGACTGCCCGGACGGCAGCTCGCTGCTCACGCTGAAGAACGCGAACGTGCCCGGCGTGAAGGGCAACACGGTGTTCGCGGTCGTGCAATTCGAATACACGACGCGCGACCAGGCCAGCGCATCGCAGTACGGCCAGTTGCCGTCGCCGATCGCGGTGCTCACGCTCGACCAGGATCCGGCCACCGGCGCGCTGAAGGTCGTCAAGTACCACAACGTCGACACGTCGAAGGCGCACGGCCTGTGGATCACCTGCGGCGCGAGCCTGTCGCCGTGGGGCACGCACCTGTCGAGCGAGGAGTACGAGCCGGACGCGACCAAGGCCGCGACCGACGCGCAGTTCAAGGCGTTCAGCAAGAACACCTTCGGCGACGAGACGAAGGCGAACCCCTACCACTACGGCCACCTGCCCGAGATCACCGTGAACGCGGACGGCACGGGCACCGTGAAGAAGCACTACTGCCTCGGCCGCATCTCGCACGAGCTGATCCAGGTGATGCCGGACCAGCGCACCGTGATGATGGGTGACGACGCAACCAACGGCGGCCTGTTCATGTTCGTCGCCGACAAGGCGGCTGACCTGTCGGCCGGCACGCTGTACGTCGCGAAGTGGACGCAGACGTCGTCCGCCGGCGCGGGCACGGCGACGCTCACGTGGATCAGGATCGGCCACGCGACGAGCAGCGAGATCGAAGCGCTCGCGAACACGCTGAAGGCGTCGGACATCATGGACCTGACGACCACCGACCCGAACGATGCGAGCTACACGAAGATCCACTTCGGCGGCAAGTTCAACTGGATGCGCGTGAAGCCGGGCATGGAAAAGGCGGCCGCGTTCCTCGAGACGCACCGCTACGCGGCGCTGCTCGGCGGCAGCATGGCGTTCACGAAGCTCGAAGGCACGACCGTCAACGCGAAGGACAAGATCGTCTATACGGCGATGTCGCGGATCGAGACGTCGATGGTCAAGGGCAACGCGGTGTCGCGCGACGTCGCGGTCGACAAGAAGATCGCCGCGGGCGCCGTCTACGCGCTGAACCTGAAGGGCAGCCAGCGCGACACGACGGGCAGCGCGATCGACAGCGAATGGGTGCCGGTCGACATGGGCGCGCCGGCCGCGCTCGTCGGCGAGGATCTCGCCGCGGCCGACGGGCTCGGCAACCTCGCGAACCCGGACAGGATCGCGAACCCGGACAACCTGAAGTTCTCCGAAAAGCTGCGCACGCTCTTCATCGGCGAAGACTCGGGCATGCACGTGAACAACTTCCTGTGGGCCTACAACGTCGACACGAAGTCGCTCGTGCGCGTGCTGTCGTGCCCGGCCGGCGCCGAATCGACGGGCCTGCACGCGGTCGACGAGATCAACGGCTGGACCTACATCATGAGCAACTTCCAGCACGCGGGCGACTGGGAAACGCCGCTGCACGACAAGGTCAAGCCGACGCTCGACCCGCTCGTGCGCGCGAACTTCAAGGACCGCTTCGGCGCCAGCGTCGGCTACCTGACGGCCGAGCAGACCGGCATCAAGCTCGCGAAGGCCTGA